In Methanococcoides sp. AM1, one genomic interval encodes:
- the hisS gene encoding histidine--tRNA ligase: MKVSKPRGTRDFLPEETARRRNVENIMRQVVTKWGYKEVITPTFEHLELFTLKSGEGVVGELYNFSDKGDRDMTLRPELTAPVMRMYVNEMQAMSRPLKLFYFENCFRYERPQKGRFREFWQFGVEVIGSNRAAADAEIIALATNMIESAGIKGDLHVGHLGIIRHILKDTEDEQKSKIMRLVDKKDDEGLDNYFEEINAPAELRRNLLELICLSGSEAIAKAREILGDIEEIDKFEELLTLLDAYEIDYDVDLGIARGLDYYTGMVFEIYAEGLGAQNQVCGGGSYQLISLFGGGDVPSTGFGVGFDRIMEICEIQPPKENKVVIVATDDTRTDAIKVATKMRNELTVYIDIMKRNFKTQLSHANNIDADYVVIVGKKEIESGKLTVKNMQSGEQLQLPIEEAMQLIKSN, encoded by the coding sequence GTCAGCAAACCAAGAGGAACAAGGGACTTCCTTCCAGAAGAGACCGCTCGCAGGAGAAATGTAGAGAACATCATGAGGCAGGTAGTGACAAAATGGGGATACAAAGAGGTCATTACACCCACATTCGAGCATCTGGAGCTCTTCACCCTTAAATCCGGAGAAGGCGTGGTAGGCGAACTTTATAATTTCAGCGACAAAGGTGACAGGGACATGACATTGCGCCCCGAACTTACCGCACCTGTGATGAGGATGTACGTCAACGAAATGCAGGCAATGTCCAGACCACTTAAGTTGTTCTATTTTGAGAATTGCTTCAGGTATGAAAGACCGCAAAAAGGACGCTTCAGGGAATTCTGGCAATTTGGCGTAGAGGTCATAGGCAGCAACCGCGCAGCCGCAGATGCAGAGATCATTGCCCTTGCAACGAACATGATAGAATCAGCAGGCATCAAAGGTGACCTGCATGTTGGTCACTTAGGAATTATACGCCACATCCTCAAGGATACAGAAGACGAACAAAAGAGCAAGATCATGCGCCTTGTCGATAAAAAGGACGATGAAGGACTTGACAACTACTTCGAAGAGATAAACGCACCTGCTGAACTCCGAAGAAACCTTCTTGAGCTAATCTGCCTAAGCGGTTCAGAAGCTATCGCAAAAGCAAGAGAGATCCTGGGAGACATTGAAGAGATCGACAAGTTCGAAGAACTTCTTACCCTGCTTGATGCATATGAGATCGACTACGACGTCGACCTTGGCATCGCAAGGGGACTGGATTACTACACAGGAATGGTGTTTGAGATATACGCAGAAGGTCTTGGTGCACAGAACCAGGTCTGTGGTGGCGGTTCCTACCAACTCATATCCCTCTTTGGCGGAGGAGATGTACCTTCAACCGGATTCGGAGTTGGGTTCGATCGCATAATGGAGATCTGTGAGATACAGCCTCCAAAAGAAAATAAAGTAGTGATTGTCGCAACTGATGATACCCGCACTGATGCAATAAAAGTAGCAACAAAGATGCGTAATGAACTCACCGTTTACATAGACATCATGAAACGCAACTTCAAAACTCAACTATCCCATGCTAATAACATTGATGCAGACTACGTAGTCATTGTAGGGAAAAAAGAGATCGAATCGGGTAAATTGACAGTAAAGAACATGCAAAGCGGAGAGCAGTTGCAGCTGCCAATTGAAGAAGCCATGCAGTTGATAAAAAGCAACTGA
- a CDS encoding 30S ribosomal protein S15 — protein sequence MAKMHTRTKGKSGSTRPIRTEAPAWSTATTEEITTVILDMWKLGNSTSVIGMHLRDNYGVPDVKLATGKKITDILKENDEAPNLPEDLYNLIVKAIGMRKHLVPNHKDVHNKRSLQSTESKIRRLVKYYQSTKVLPADWKYKPETAEMLITR from the coding sequence ATGGCAAAAATGCATACTCGTACAAAAGGTAAATCCGGATCAACAAGACCAATCAGGACAGAAGCTCCAGCATGGTCCACAGCAACAACTGAAGAGATCACAACTGTGATCCTCGATATGTGGAAGCTTGGTAACTCCACAAGCGTCATTGGAATGCACCTCAGGGACAACTACGGAGTGCCTGATGTCAAACTCGCAACAGGAAAGAAGATCACCGACATCCTGAAAGAGAATGATGAAGCTCCAAACTTACCGGAAGACCTGTACAATCTTATTGTAAAAGCTATCGGAATGCGCAAGCACCTTGTTCCTAACCACAAGGATGTACACAACAAGAGATCACTGCAGTCAACCGAGTCCAAGATAAGAAGACTCGTTAAATACTACCAGTCCACAAAGGTACTCCCTGCAGACTGGAAGTACAAGCCAGAAACTGCAGAAATGCTGATCACAAGATAA